A stretch of Desulfotalea psychrophila LSv54 DNA encodes these proteins:
- a CDS encoding BCCT family transporter has product MKQGRGKYSIDTTDYTIGQDNIQKWGFDVHNIVFGVSAGLILLFLLATLFSDPHTAKMALDGVKWKIIANFDLLFIWSVNIFVLFCLGLIVSPYGKIRLGGDDAVPDYSVCSWLAMLFAAGMAIGLMFWSVAEPVAYFTGWYKTPLNVVPNSPEAARLAMGATMFHWGLHPWATYAVVGLSLAYFTYNKGLPLSIRSIFYPILGERAWGWAGHIVDILAVLATLFGLATSLGLGAQQAASGINNVFGLENTIGLQIGVICGVTLLATISVVRGIEGGVKVLSNINMIIAFFLLVAVIVLGGGVVLKSLPTTMGAYLENIIPLSNPHGREDQAWFQGWTVFYWAWWISWSPCVGMFIARVSKGRTIRQFLIAVLIVPTLVTFVWMSTFGGIAIDQVVRGVGALGTEGLKSVPLAMFQMFDVLPFSNFLSIIGIILVLVFFITSSDSASLVIDSITAGGKVEAPVPQRVFWALTEGAIAAALLWVGGTEAIQALQAGAICTALPFTVIILFMCLSLILGLRTEPRKL; this is encoded by the coding sequence ATGAAACAGGGTAGAGGGAAGTACAGTATTGATACAACAGACTATACCATTGGTCAGGACAACATCCAGAAATGGGGATTTGATGTTCATAATATCGTTTTTGGCGTAAGTGCCGGTTTGATCCTATTGTTTTTGCTTGCCACACTTTTCAGCGATCCACATACTGCAAAGATGGCGCTAGATGGTGTTAAGTGGAAGATCATAGCGAACTTTGATCTGCTATTTATCTGGTCGGTAAATATTTTTGTCCTGTTTTGCCTTGGTCTTATTGTCTCGCCCTATGGGAAAATCCGCCTAGGTGGGGATGATGCTGTGCCTGATTACTCTGTCTGTTCCTGGTTGGCTATGCTTTTTGCCGCTGGCATGGCCATTGGTCTTATGTTTTGGAGTGTTGCAGAACCTGTTGCTTACTTTACCGGTTGGTATAAGACACCCCTGAATGTGGTGCCTAATTCGCCTGAGGCTGCCCGCCTTGCCATGGGTGCCACTATGTTTCATTGGGGACTTCACCCCTGGGCCACCTATGCCGTTGTCGGTCTCTCCCTTGCCTATTTTACCTATAATAAGGGCTTGCCTCTCTCCATTCGTTCCATCTTTTATCCTATTTTGGGAGAGCGTGCCTGGGGTTGGGCTGGTCATATTGTTGATATTCTCGCTGTTTTGGCAACCCTCTTTGGTCTTGCTACATCTCTGGGGCTGGGTGCCCAGCAGGCAGCAAGTGGAATTAACAATGTCTTTGGTTTAGAGAACACCATTGGCCTGCAAATTGGTGTTATTTGTGGTGTTACCTTGCTGGCGACAATATCTGTTGTCCGGGGTATCGAGGGTGGCGTTAAGGTTTTAAGTAATATCAACATGATAATTGCTTTTTTCTTGCTTGTGGCAGTGATTGTTTTGGGTGGTGGTGTTGTTTTAAAGTCTCTGCCAACAACCATGGGTGCCTATCTGGAAAATATTATTCCACTCAGTAATCCGCACGGTCGTGAAGATCAGGCTTGGTTTCAGGGTTGGACTGTTTTTTACTGGGCCTGGTGGATCTCTTGGTCACCATGTGTGGGGATGTTTATTGCGCGGGTCTCCAAGGGGCGAACAATTCGTCAGTTCCTTATAGCAGTACTTATTGTCCCTACTCTCGTAACCTTTGTCTGGATGTCGACCTTTGGCGGAATAGCCATTGATCAGGTGGTTAGAGGTGTGGGAGCTTTGGGCACAGAAGGTTTAAAGAGTGTTCCCTTGGCAATGTTTCAGATGTTTGATGTCCTGCCCTTTAGTAACTTTCTCTCCATCATAGGTATTATTCTGGTTCTGGTCTTTTTTATTACCTCGTCGGATTCCGCCTCTCTGGTCATTGATAGCATTACAGCAGGGGGTAAGGTGGAAGCCCCGGTCCCACAGCGAGTTTTTTGGGCCTTAACCGAGGGCGCTATTGCTGCAGCTCTGCTCTGGGTTGGTGGCACGGAGGCGATTCAAGCCCTGCAGGCAGGGGCAATTTGCACTGCCCTGCCCTTCACCGTGATCATTTTATTTATGTGTTTGAGTTTGATTTTAGGACTTCGGACAGAACCGAGAAAACTGTAA
- a CDS encoding 3'-5' exonuclease, protein MMPSFKKSRPRDWPSILAEKAKKAKDPGLKKFYSAYNLDVNTPLQDIPFVALDFETTGLDLQKDGILSIGLIPFDTHRIYCKKAAYWVINPHSPLGEDSVIIHGITHSDINNAPGLGKVWQEVLNELAGKIVVVHYREIERKFLDKALHELLGEGIAFPVIDTMQIESIIQQKKRGGLWNWLKGRHPESIRLANSRSRYGLPHYQVHHALTDAIATAELLQAQIAHHYSDETPISTLWL, encoded by the coding sequence ATGATGCCATCTTTTAAAAAAAGCAGACCCCGTGACTGGCCCAGTATACTTGCTGAGAAGGCAAAAAAGGCCAAAGATCCAGGGTTGAAAAAATTTTACTCTGCCTACAACCTGGATGTGAATACCCCCCTGCAAGACATCCCCTTTGTTGCCCTCGACTTTGAGACAACGGGACTTGACCTGCAAAAAGACGGCATTCTCAGCATCGGACTCATCCCATTTGACACCCATCGTATTTACTGTAAAAAAGCTGCTTACTGGGTGATAAACCCCCATAGTCCTCTGGGGGAAGACTCTGTAATTATCCACGGTATTACCCATTCAGATATCAACAATGCACCAGGTCTGGGCAAGGTATGGCAAGAGGTACTCAATGAACTTGCCGGCAAGATTGTGGTTGTCCACTACAGAGAAATAGAGAGAAAATTCCTGGACAAGGCTCTCCATGAGTTGCTCGGGGAAGGAATCGCTTTTCCCGTTATTGATACCATGCAGATAGAGTCCATAATTCAGCAGAAAAAAAGGGGGGGCCTGTGGAACTGGTTGAAGGGGCGACATCCGGAGTCCATCCGCTTAGCAAATAGCAGAAGTCGCTACGGGCTGCCACACTACCAAGTGCATCACGCCCTCACCGATGCCATTGCCACGGCAGAGCTCTTGCAGGCGCAGATTGCCCACCACTACTCTGACGAAACACCAATCTCCACTCTATGGCTCTAA
- a CDS encoding methyl-accepting chemotaxis protein: MKDFSIKQKLVFAFAATSLIPILILSSFLVYNIKKNAVNSFVSATNRELQQIDNGFNFFIDGVGTSLKAVRTNHLVRNLDEILPNYTQTTIKKQINLNALGQTAVETHALFEQLEQANSTYLEVYMGTQYGGYASSSLNAMPAGFDPRQRGWYRDAIAKNEVFVTPAYMTISTQEAVFSLVGPIQDMSGQTVGVAGIDVSLSAMTDLINKMKIGKTGFVVLVQGDGVVLANPQHPDQNFKEIRDLNLPAYRELSTMSSGSMELEESGETFLATVYTSPQLGYKFVGMIAKSEVMEEAKGLTNILIAISLFLIGLFVVLGFFLAGSIIKPISYTAAMLKDIAQGEGDLTMRLQIKNKDEMGELAHWFNAFVEHLQKIIGQIIGQIKENSDGVNVAAEGLTGISVELTGSAKDTTLRSSNVASAAEEMNINLNNVAAAMEQSATNTAMVASAAEEMTATINEIAQNAESARAISDSAVQQSTQASTRMEELNASAVAIGKVTETITEISEQTNLLALNATIEAARAGEAGKGFAVVANEIKELAKQTAAATLNIKLQIEDVQNTTSVTAVEIGDVSKVIEEVNEIVGAIATAVEEQSAATREIADNIFQASEGIEDVNLNVSQSSAVSGEITENITLVNNDAEGISGLSVNIAGSAQQLENMAHGLNQIVGKFKI, translated from the coding sequence ATGAAAGATTTTTCGATCAAACAAAAGCTGGTTTTTGCTTTTGCTGCAACATCCCTTATTCCGATTCTTATATTATCGTCTTTTTTGGTCTACAATATTAAAAAGAATGCCGTAAATTCATTTGTTTCTGCGACTAATCGTGAGCTCCAACAGATAGACAATGGCTTTAATTTTTTTATAGATGGCGTTGGCACAAGTTTAAAGGCTGTACGTACTAATCATCTTGTTCGTAATCTTGATGAAATCCTGCCCAATTACACTCAGACTACAATAAAAAAGCAGATTAATCTCAATGCCCTTGGCCAGACAGCTGTTGAAACGCATGCGCTTTTTGAGCAATTAGAGCAGGCCAATAGCACCTACCTTGAGGTCTATATGGGCACTCAATATGGTGGTTACGCCTCTTCATCGCTTAATGCTATGCCTGCAGGTTTTGATCCCAGACAGAGGGGGTGGTATCGTGATGCCATTGCTAAAAATGAGGTTTTTGTTACGCCTGCATATATGACTATCTCCACCCAAGAGGCCGTTTTTAGTCTGGTGGGGCCGATTCAGGATATGTCGGGTCAAACTGTTGGTGTTGCCGGTATTGATGTTTCTCTCTCTGCCATGACTGATCTGATTAATAAGATGAAAATAGGAAAAACTGGTTTTGTTGTTCTGGTTCAGGGCGATGGTGTTGTTCTTGCCAATCCTCAACATCCAGATCAAAATTTTAAAGAGATTCGGGATCTTAATTTGCCCGCATACCGGGAACTTTCCACCATGAGCAGTGGCTCTATGGAGCTTGAAGAGAGTGGAGAGACATTTCTGGCAACGGTCTATACATCTCCTCAGCTTGGATATAAGTTTGTGGGAATGATTGCTAAGTCTGAGGTGATGGAGGAGGCTAAGGGCCTTACAAATATTCTCATTGCTATCTCCCTGTTTCTGATTGGTCTCTTTGTTGTGTTGGGGTTTTTCCTGGCAGGATCAATTATTAAACCAATCTCTTATACCGCAGCTATGTTGAAAGATATTGCTCAGGGTGAGGGTGATTTAACCATGCGCCTGCAAATTAAGAACAAGGATGAGATGGGGGAACTTGCCCACTGGTTCAATGCATTTGTGGAGCACCTGCAAAAAATTATAGGTCAAATTATAGGTCAAATTAAAGAGAACAGTGATGGTGTAAATGTCGCGGCAGAAGGTTTGACGGGCATATCAGTAGAACTCACAGGGAGCGCTAAAGACACCACTCTGCGTTCTAGTAATGTTGCCTCTGCCGCTGAAGAGATGAACATTAATCTCAACAATGTGGCGGCAGCCATGGAGCAATCGGCAACTAATACAGCCATGGTTGCTTCCGCTGCCGAGGAGATGACTGCCACCATTAATGAAATTGCCCAGAATGCAGAAAGCGCCAGGGCTATATCAGATAGTGCCGTTCAACAGTCAACTCAGGCCTCCACCAGAATGGAGGAGCTTAACGCTTCAGCCGTTGCTATTGGTAAGGTAACAGAAACTATCACCGAGATTTCTGAACAGACGAATCTTCTTGCCCTGAATGCAACTATTGAGGCTGCCCGGGCGGGTGAAGCGGGCAAGGGCTTTGCCGTGGTTGCCAATGAGATTAAGGAGTTGGCCAAGCAAACTGCCGCTGCAACCCTCAATATCAAGCTACAGATTGAGGATGTGCAGAACACGACCTCGGTCACGGCTGTTGAGATCGGAGATGTTTCTAAGGTTATTGAGGAGGTGAATGAAATTGTCGGTGCTATTGCCACGGCTGTGGAAGAACAGTCGGCGGCAACCAGAGAAATTGCCGATAATATTTTCCAGGCATCTGAAGGTATTGAGGATGTTAATTTGAATGTGAGTCAGAGTAGTGCTGTCTCAGGTGAGATTACAGAAAATATCACCCTGGTGAATAACGATGCAGAGGGTATTTCCGGGCTGAGTGTCAACATTGCCGGTAGTGCTCAACAACTCGAAAATATGGCCCACGGGTTGAATCAAATTGTTGGTAAGTTTAAAATCTAA